In Mongoliitalea daihaiensis, one DNA window encodes the following:
- the arfB gene encoding alternative ribosome rescue aminoacyl-tRNA hydrolase ArfB, whose translation MHIQQKIKQRLFDPEFEFIMSRSSGPGGQNVNKVNSKVQLKFNVLASQVLDLEEKEVLQKKWSSKLDISGGIILQSQEKRSQLQNKDLVIRKFYELLTKAFEKKKKRIATKPSKAAVEERLKAKKARSEKKKWRSDY comes from the coding sequence ATGCATATTCAACAAAAAATAAAACAACGCTTATTTGATCCTGAATTTGAATTTATCATGAGCCGATCCTCTGGGCCCGGAGGTCAAAACGTGAATAAAGTCAATTCCAAAGTACAGCTGAAATTCAACGTTTTGGCATCGCAGGTTTTGGACCTAGAGGAAAAAGAAGTACTGCAGAAAAAATGGAGCTCTAAACTTGATATTTCAGGTGGCATCATCCTACAAAGTCAGGAAAAGCGCTCCCAACTGCAAAATAAGGATCTGGTCATTCGGAAGTTTTATGAACTGCTGACCAAGGCTTTTGAAAAGAAAAAAAAGAGGATTGCAACTAAGCCTTCCAAAGCAGCAGTTGAGGAACGGTTGAAAGCAAAAAAGGCCCGATCTGAAAAGAAAAAATGGAGAAGTGATTATTGA
- a CDS encoding DUF819 family protein: protein MTEQTPLLTNDATVLGLLMLTLAFVFSTSASKAPFWQKFYRYIPSVLLCYFIPAVFNSLGIISGESSGLYKVASRYLLPTSLVLLTLGIDFKGILKLGPKALIMFLAGSLGIIVGGPLALLTISAIYPEILGGVGPDEIWRGLATIAGSWIGGGANQTAMLEVFGASPTLFSQMIAVDVLVANVWMAVLLYWAAKPGKIDKIFKADASAITELQEKVEKYRASIMKLPTLADSMKIVGIGFAITGLSHLIADYVAPFIGENYPALSAYSLDSTFFWIVVVSTTGGLVLSFTKTRKLEGVGASRMGSLLLYVLVATIGMQMDLGAIFDNPVFFLIGITWMLFHIMIMLLVAFLIKAPFFYVAVGSQANVGGAASAPIVASAFNPSLAPVGVLMAVLGYAVGTYGAYICGLLMQLAHGM, encoded by the coding sequence ATGACAGAACAAACGCCATTATTGACAAACGACGCAACCGTCCTAGGTTTGTTGATGTTGACCTTAGCATTTGTATTCAGTACATCGGCTAGTAAAGCCCCTTTTTGGCAGAAATTTTATCGATATATCCCATCCGTTCTTCTTTGCTATTTTATCCCAGCTGTTTTCAACTCCTTGGGAATTATATCTGGTGAAAGCTCAGGTTTGTACAAAGTTGCTTCCCGCTACTTACTCCCAACCTCCTTGGTTTTGTTAACCTTAGGAATTGATTTCAAAGGTATCTTAAAATTGGGACCAAAAGCCTTGATCATGTTTTTGGCGGGTTCCTTGGGGATTATAGTGGGTGGCCCCTTGGCATTACTGACTATTTCGGCCATTTATCCCGAAATCTTAGGTGGAGTTGGTCCCGACGAAATCTGGAGAGGCTTAGCAACGATCGCCGGCAGCTGGATTGGAGGAGGTGCCAACCAAACAGCCATGCTAGAAGTATTTGGAGCAAGTCCAACCTTGTTTTCCCAAATGATTGCAGTGGATGTTTTGGTAGCCAATGTGTGGATGGCTGTTTTGCTATATTGGGCAGCCAAACCAGGAAAAATTGATAAAATCTTTAAGGCAGATGCTTCGGCAATTACGGAGTTGCAGGAAAAGGTTGAAAAGTATCGTGCGAGTATCATGAAGCTTCCCACCTTGGCAGATAGCATGAAAATAGTTGGAATTGGCTTTGCGATTACTGGGTTGTCTCACTTGATTGCCGATTATGTGGCACCCTTTATCGGTGAGAATTACCCAGCCTTAAGTGCTTATTCCTTGGATTCTACATTCTTCTGGATTGTGGTAGTTTCTACAACGGGTGGTTTAGTGTTGTCCTTCACGAAAACCAGAAAACTCGAAGGAGTAGGGGCTTCGCGCATGGGTTCCTTGTTGCTTTATGTATTGGTGGCTACCATCGGGATGCAAATGGATTTAGGAGCTATCTTTGATAATCCTGTTTTCTTTCTTATCGGGATTACCTGGATGCTATTCCATATCATGATCATGCTTTTGGTAGCATTTTTAATCAAAGCACCGTTCTTTTACGTGGCTGTGGGTTCTCAAGCAAATGTCGGAGGAGCAGCTTCAGCACCCATCGTAGCATCAGCTTTCAACCCTTCCTTAGCACCGGTAGGGGTCTTGATGGCTGTTTTAGGATATGCTGTTGGCACCTATGGAGCCTACATCTGTGGATTGCTGATGCAGCTGGCACATGGCATGTGA
- a CDS encoding GumC family protein codes for MDKLDLSQLDNEEKALEIRYIIAKYIRFWPLYLFFILLFISGTYVFHRYTVDQYSVAGTIVIKANNTPEARILDRSRIFSGQNNLENDVLMLSSKQLARETLAKLHFDVEYYAKTNIKQIELYDRSPIKIEVDWNHLQIADIPMQLEILTEKTFRILPDDGGFFDINPAKAGGDEELFNRTFNFGEDIQTTRSKLKVYLFNPGRVGETIVYILRNPVSLEERMSKSIAITLVNVMASVLEIRTTTTVVEKGRDYINALMESYLDYELREKNRNAENTLSFIEEQLGYLEDSLRKKERELQNFKVENRMINVSSEFNDILNRMNRLDEQAQEMDFQMSYYNSIKRYMESKTKDYTQVIAPSVVGIPDPLLNGLIQTLVTLSQDRRKLLASVNENHPDVIKIDVQMDKVQDALVENITNLIANTREKRNLLAQDIQVYDDQFKMLPEAESKYSAIFREYQLRENLYTYLLEKRAEAGIARASNVSDNAILDYAKRGNLVFPKKQQNYIMAIAIGFLLPFGFLVLKDIFDDRIKDQRGLKKHFMIPQLSIIGKSKKDTNMVVLEHPKSAVSESFRSLRSAINYLAADKKRKKILVTSSVSGEGKTFVSLNLASAMALGGKKTVVVGADLRRPKLGSYFNHKEKIGLSSYLIGKAIEEEIIIKTDNEHLFFVPSGIIPPNPAELLQSDRLKVFIAYLEERFDMIIFDTPPLGLVSETIDLMRLFDINLYVVRQNYTMKDHLVMINDLFNNKQVNNVYGVFNGIVDSGYYYEGYNYGYGNTYLYSQNNKYMYNYYGEELEEKKKHFKKRSKSFLQTFWEKFRKGLNGE; via the coding sequence ATGGATAAACTTGATTTAAGTCAATTAGATAATGAAGAAAAAGCATTGGAAATTCGCTATATCATTGCGAAGTATATCCGCTTTTGGCCACTTTATCTATTTTTTATCTTGTTGTTTATCAGTGGCACCTACGTTTTTCACAGGTATACTGTAGATCAATATTCGGTCGCAGGGACCATAGTCATCAAAGCTAACAATACACCGGAAGCAAGAATTTTGGATAGATCTCGGATCTTTTCGGGCCAAAACAATTTGGAAAATGATGTTTTGATGTTGTCGTCCAAACAGTTGGCGAGAGAAACCTTAGCCAAGCTTCATTTTGATGTGGAGTATTATGCCAAAACCAATATTAAACAAATTGAGTTGTATGATCGAAGTCCTATCAAAATCGAGGTAGACTGGAATCATTTGCAAATAGCAGATATTCCCATGCAATTGGAGATTTTGACTGAGAAAACTTTTCGAATCCTACCCGATGATGGAGGTTTTTTTGATATCAATCCAGCAAAAGCAGGCGGAGATGAGGAATTGTTTAACCGTACTTTCAATTTTGGAGAGGACATTCAAACCACACGTTCCAAATTAAAAGTGTATTTGTTTAATCCAGGAAGGGTAGGTGAAACCATCGTGTATATCCTTAGAAATCCTGTTTCCTTAGAAGAACGAATGTCCAAATCCATTGCCATTACTTTGGTCAATGTCATGGCATCTGTTTTAGAAATTCGTACCACCACTACGGTAGTGGAAAAAGGCAGGGATTACATCAATGCTTTGATGGAGTCTTATTTGGATTACGAATTGCGAGAAAAAAACCGAAATGCAGAAAATACCTTAAGTTTTATCGAGGAACAATTGGGATACCTTGAAGATTCCTTGAGAAAGAAAGAACGTGAGCTTCAGAATTTTAAAGTTGAAAATCGGATGATCAATGTTTCTTCTGAATTCAATGATATTTTGAACCGAATGAATCGCCTAGATGAACAGGCGCAAGAGATGGATTTCCAAATGTCCTATTACAATTCCATCAAGCGCTACATGGAGAGCAAGACAAAGGATTACACCCAAGTAATTGCACCTTCCGTTGTGGGAATTCCGGATCCTTTGTTAAATGGATTGATTCAAACCTTGGTTACTCTTTCTCAGGACAGACGTAAATTGCTTGCCTCTGTCAATGAAAACCATCCCGATGTCATCAAAATTGACGTTCAGATGGATAAGGTGCAAGATGCTTTGGTAGAAAATATCACTAATTTAATAGCCAATACTCGCGAAAAAAGGAATCTATTAGCTCAGGATATTCAGGTCTACGACGATCAATTCAAGATGCTTCCAGAAGCAGAATCTAAATATTCTGCGATATTTAGAGAGTATCAGTTGCGAGAAAATCTATATACGTATTTGTTAGAAAAAAGAGCAGAAGCTGGGATTGCAAGAGCTTCCAATGTCTCTGATAATGCGATATTGGATTATGCCAAACGAGGAAATTTAGTTTTTCCTAAAAAGCAGCAGAACTATATCATGGCAATAGCCATAGGCTTTTTGTTGCCTTTCGGGTTTTTAGTGTTGAAGGATATTTTTGATGACCGTATCAAGGATCAAAGAGGATTGAAAAAACACTTTATGATTCCTCAATTGTCCATCATTGGTAAAAGTAAAAAAGATACCAATATGGTTGTACTTGAACACCCAAAATCAGCTGTCTCAGAATCCTTCCGATCGCTAAGATCTGCTATTAATTACTTAGCTGCAGATAAAAAACGGAAAAAGATATTGGTTACCTCTTCTGTTTCGGGAGAAGGAAAAACCTTTGTTTCCCTCAACCTGGCATCAGCCATGGCTCTTGGTGGAAAAAAGACAGTTGTAGTCGGAGCAGATTTAAGGAGACCCAAGTTAGGTTCCTACTTTAATCATAAAGAAAAAATAGGCTTATCATCTTACTTAATTGGCAAAGCTATTGAAGAAGAAATTATTATAAAGACAGATAACGAACACCTATTTTTTGTGCCCTCTGGTATCATTCCTCCAAATCCTGCTGAATTGTTACAATCCGATCGACTAAAAGTATTTATTGCATACTTAGAAGAGCGTTTTGATATGATTATATTCGATACACCACCTCTAGGTTTGGTTTCTGAGACCATCGATTTGATGCGCTTGTTTGATATTAATCTTTATGTAGTCAGACAAAACTACACCATGAAAGACCATCTGGTTATGATCAATGACTTGTTTAACAATAAGCAAGTGAACAATGTCTATGGGGTATTTAATGGCATCGTCGATTCAGGCTATTACTACGAGGGCTACAACTACGGTTACGGAAACACCTATCTCTATTCCCAAAACAACAAGTACATGTACAACTACTACGGAGAAGAGTTGGAAGAAAAGAAAAAGCACTTCAAAAAACGTAGTAAAAGCTTCCTCCAAACTTTCTGGGAAAAATTCAGAAAAGGATTGAATGGGGAGTGA
- a CDS encoding polysaccharide biosynthesis/export family protein yields MIKSHSLFILIIFIFGSCISNKRITYLQNLAGNEPIDLNEFIPYAEVDYVYILQPFDIIDVDFATSDEELVEAFTFQGARSMMGGGMMGGGGGSDIFYFTGYGIDKDGFVELPRLGKIKVGGMSEEQARDQVQEAINLYFKEEVFVRLRTAGIRYTTLGEFGSVGTKVIFRNRATIFDALATSGETNLLAKREKLFLIRQYDGGTKIHQINLNDRALLASPYFFIQNNDILYLEPRKIRQFGTADNLLGAVQLGLTAFFTGLLIYSIISGNQ; encoded by the coding sequence ATGATAAAAAGTCATTCTCTATTTATTCTAATCATCTTCATATTTGGTTCCTGTATCAGCAACAAACGTATCACGTATTTGCAAAATCTTGCCGGAAATGAACCTATTGATTTAAATGAGTTTATTCCCTACGCAGAGGTTGACTATGTTTATATTTTGCAGCCTTTTGACATCATAGATGTTGACTTTGCCACCTCTGACGAAGAGTTGGTTGAGGCCTTCACCTTTCAGGGTGCGCGAAGCATGATGGGGGGTGGCATGATGGGCGGTGGCGGCGGATCCGATATTTTTTATTTTACAGGATACGGTATTGATAAAGATGGATTTGTAGAATTGCCTCGCTTGGGGAAAATAAAAGTAGGAGGCATGTCTGAAGAGCAGGCAAGAGATCAAGTTCAAGAAGCAATCAATTTATATTTTAAAGAAGAAGTATTTGTTCGCCTACGCACCGCAGGTATCAGGTATACTACCTTAGGGGAGTTTGGTTCAGTAGGGACGAAGGTGATCTTCCGAAATAGAGCCACCATATTCGATGCACTTGCAACCTCTGGAGAAACCAATTTACTAGCCAAACGAGAGAAACTATTCTTGATTAGGCAATACGATGGAGGTACTAAAATCCATCAAATTAATTTAAATGATCGGGCTTTGCTTGCCTCTCCGTATTTCTTTATCCAAAATAATGATATCTTGTATCTAGAACCCCGAAAGATCCGACAATTTGGAACTGCTGATAACCTCCTTGGTGCAGTACAACTGGGTTTAACAGCTTTCTTCACCGGGCTACTTATTTACAGTATCATCAGTGGAAATCAGTAG
- a CDS encoding DUF6044 family protein: MNFGFERMIHSSKKNIGIQLFSVILMCFIILLPYILLGDGVHIIISDNLDSNIVWLKTLVSQGKLWSLPNTTIEGFLIETPRFSFPSGLNGFALLYYLPNTLVAYAIQKAVIVCIAFFSMYVWLEFFSKNGSQLERILIACIWASLVFYPHRGISLASIPLLGWLYGYYKSRSLDFRAFILLLIYGFFSMPLLSGMYVWAGFLCYLFIKAYQEKKFHRNLWLLQGIWLLIYLIQEYHYIYQVFIPYEFVSHRSEFSYYEFLWKDWNVWTIVLQGDYSGIVYSFIYPLIAIGAVIYWIVTKSFQKIHCWLLVPILLLMAFCWTISKYFSWDIHLPSMDLLPSLNLLRFNHWIPFLIFSIVGLWLLEIKFWAKKMLLLILIGMNIFVYHYEWRHSFSYSTLLSPFITPSFKEYYAEEQYEAIKEFIGPDWKKKRIAHVNLPPAVSVYNGFLTLDGYLQNYSLDYKHLVGKVISNEIAGNTFLEWQFWRWGNKCYFQNKTYPDDFMRYHWVDSEPISSLSWDFTFLKLNLNADFILASVPLEVSELLFLNSFEHPYSAWKIYLYSIR; encoded by the coding sequence ATGAACTTTGGATTCGAGCGAATGATTCATTCAAGTAAAAAAAATATAGGGATTCAATTGTTCTCGGTAATCCTGATGTGCTTCATAATTTTACTTCCATACATTTTATTAGGTGATGGGGTTCATATCATTATATCCGATAATTTGGATTCTAATATTGTATGGTTAAAAACCTTGGTTTCTCAGGGAAAATTATGGAGTCTCCCTAATACTACAATTGAAGGGTTTTTAATTGAGACTCCTCGTTTTTCATTTCCTTCTGGACTCAACGGTTTTGCACTTCTATATTATTTGCCAAATACTTTGGTTGCCTATGCAATTCAAAAAGCTGTTATTGTATGTATTGCTTTTTTTTCTATGTATGTGTGGCTAGAATTTTTTTCAAAAAATGGAAGTCAACTAGAACGAATTTTGATCGCTTGTATTTGGGCAAGCTTAGTTTTTTATCCACATAGGGGGATTAGCCTTGCCTCCATCCCGTTATTGGGCTGGCTTTATGGGTATTATAAATCAAGGTCATTAGATTTTCGGGCATTTATTCTTTTATTAATTTATGGTTTTTTTTCAATGCCACTTTTGAGTGGAATGTATGTGTGGGCGGGGTTTTTATGTTATCTATTCATCAAAGCATATCAAGAAAAAAAATTTCATCGAAATCTTTGGCTCTTACAGGGAATTTGGTTGCTAATTTACCTTATCCAAGAGTATCATTACATTTATCAAGTTTTCATACCCTATGAGTTTGTTTCCCATCGATCAGAATTTAGTTATTATGAATTTTTGTGGAAGGACTGGAATGTTTGGACTATCGTATTGCAAGGAGACTACAGTGGTATAGTTTATAGTTTCATTTATCCCCTAATTGCTATTGGGGCAGTAATTTATTGGATAGTAACAAAATCATTTCAGAAAATTCATTGTTGGTTGCTAGTGCCTATATTGCTATTAATGGCTTTTTGTTGGACTATTTCAAAGTATTTTTCATGGGATATACACCTACCATCTATGGACCTGCTTCCTTCTCTTAATCTTCTTCGATTTAATCATTGGATTCCGTTTTTAATTTTTTCAATAGTTGGTTTATGGTTATTGGAAATCAAGTTTTGGGCAAAGAAGATGCTTTTACTCATTTTGATTGGTATGAATATTTTTGTTTATCATTATGAATGGCGGCATAGCTTTTCCTATTCAACTCTTTTAAGTCCTTTTATAACTCCTTCGTTTAAAGAATACTATGCAGAAGAACAATATGAAGCCATCAAGGAATTCATTGGACCAGATTGGAAAAAAAAGCGGATTGCACATGTGAATTTACCTCCTGCTGTTAGCGTGTATAATGGTTTTTTGACTTTGGATGGATATTTACAGAATTATTCGCTAGATTATAAACACCTGGTCGGCAAGGTTATTTCAAATGAGATTGCAGGAAATACCTTTTTGGAGTGGCAGTTTTGGAGGTGGGGAAATAAGTGCTATTTTCAAAACAAGACCTATCCGGATGATTTCATGCGTTATCATTGGGTTGATTCAGAACCAATTTCTTCACTTTCTTGGGATTTTACATTTCTCAAGCTTAATTTAAATGCAGATTTTATACTTGCATCAGTACCATTAGAGGTTTCAGAATTACTTTTTTTAAATAGTTTTGAACATCCATACTCGGCTTGGAAGATTTACCTGTATTCAATTCGATGA
- a CDS encoding polysaccharide deacetylase family protein translates to MNQKSAFVISLDFELLWGVFDKVGPQINRDYFLNTRAAIPNILELFEAFGIQATWATVGMLFAANEEEWKQYQPAFKPSYRNSGFSAYEWAAKHGLDKDLHFAPELIQQILKTPGQELGSHTFAHYYTLMRGQTPAQFRKDLQAAQLIAQDKFGIRMRSLVFPRNHIHEQYFSICKEEGFDFVRGNPSQWYWQETQHESFLKKVSRTIDCFAPISYGSLVPSTQVYQKEGEPWVIPASRLWRPYSPNNSLINKLRLQRIKQEMTHAAKTGQMYHLWWHPHNFGDYPQACLHDLKLILIHFQKLQESYGMESHSMESLIESHNFVQTHSIKTP, encoded by the coding sequence ATGAATCAGAAAAGCGCTTTTGTGATCAGTTTGGACTTTGAATTGCTCTGGGGAGTGTTCGATAAAGTGGGTCCGCAAATCAATCGCGATTATTTTCTAAATACTCGAGCAGCTATCCCTAATATCCTGGAACTCTTTGAAGCATTCGGCATACAAGCAACATGGGCAACAGTGGGTATGCTATTTGCAGCTAATGAAGAGGAATGGAAGCAGTACCAACCTGCCTTCAAACCATCCTACCGAAATTCAGGCTTTTCTGCCTACGAGTGGGCCGCCAAACATGGCTTGGATAAGGACCTTCACTTTGCACCTGAATTGATACAGCAGATCCTGAAAACTCCTGGACAGGAATTGGGCAGTCATACTTTTGCCCATTATTATACGCTCATGCGTGGGCAAACTCCCGCTCAATTCAGAAAAGACCTGCAAGCAGCACAGCTAATAGCCCAAGATAAATTTGGTATTCGCATGCGCTCCTTGGTATTTCCTCGTAACCATATTCACGAACAGTACTTTAGCATTTGTAAGGAGGAAGGTTTTGACTTTGTGCGAGGCAATCCTAGTCAATGGTACTGGCAGGAAACCCAGCATGAATCCTTTTTAAAAAAAGTATCCCGAACCATCGATTGTTTTGCACCCATAAGTTATGGTTCATTGGTGCCATCAACACAGGTGTACCAAAAAGAAGGAGAACCTTGGGTAATTCCGGCCTCTCGTTTGTGGAGGCCCTATTCACCAAACAACAGCCTGATCAATAAGCTTCGATTACAAAGAATTAAACAGGAAATGACTCATGCAGCCAAAACAGGTCAAATGTATCATTTATGGTGGCACCCCCATAATTTCGGGGACTATCCTCAAGCCTGTTTACATGATTTAAAACTGATTTTAATACATTTTCAAAAATTGCAGGAATCCTACGGTATGGAGTCTCATTCCATGGAAAGCTTGATAGAATCACATAATTTTGTTCAAACACACTCAATTAAAACTCCTTAA
- a CDS encoding GNAT family N-acetyltransferase, with protein sequence MEFRRAIETDIPAIVEVLRQSLGEGLMPKSEELWTWKHLANPFGPSPVLLACESERIVGVRAFMPWQWRLEQQTYQAVRAVDTAVLPAYQGKGIFSRLTAQLVQECTDSKVDFIFNTPNKQSMPGYLKLGWEHVGRIPVSLQLQLNVRKKDGSIASDWKLLHSMDFSELPDTSYWTTPSKANYFSWRYEHCPIAQYECISDGKQYWCIYRMKKQAGLREFRIVELGIPASSGAAEELKNQLKQAISIEGAQLLTASQMHGKTLQAIGWGSFFQIKGPQLTVRKLSSTLPKQLNQIQSWSQCLGALEVF encoded by the coding sequence ATGGAATTTCGAAGAGCAATAGAAACTGATATCCCTGCTATTGTTGAAGTCTTACGCCAATCCTTGGGAGAAGGTCTGATGCCTAAATCCGAGGAATTATGGACATGGAAACACCTAGCAAATCCTTTCGGGCCATCTCCGGTACTCTTGGCATGCGAATCGGAAAGAATCGTGGGTGTCCGTGCTTTTATGCCCTGGCAATGGCGCTTGGAGCAACAAACGTATCAGGCTGTTCGGGCTGTGGATACGGCTGTACTGCCTGCCTATCAAGGAAAAGGGATTTTTAGTCGATTGACAGCTCAGTTGGTACAGGAATGTACCGATTCGAAGGTTGATTTTATTTTCAATACCCCAAATAAACAATCCATGCCCGGTTATTTAAAGTTGGGATGGGAACACGTAGGACGAATTCCTGTGTCGCTGCAGCTACAACTAAATGTTCGGAAAAAAGATGGTTCAATAGCATCCGATTGGAAATTGCTTCATTCCATGGATTTTTCTGAACTCCCTGATACTTCCTATTGGACTACCCCTAGTAAGGCTAACTATTTTTCTTGGCGTTATGAACATTGTCCCATCGCACAGTATGAGTGTATCAGCGATGGCAAACAGTATTGGTGCATTTATCGCATGAAAAAACAGGCTGGTTTGCGGGAATTTCGTATTGTAGAATTGGGTATTCCTGCTTCTTCCGGAGCTGCTGAGGAGTTGAAAAATCAATTGAAACAGGCCATAAGCATAGAAGGAGCACAACTCTTGACCGCATCTCAAATGCATGGGAAAACTTTACAAGCTATTGGATGGGGGAGCTTTTTCCAAATCAAAGGTCCTCAATTGACGGTCAGGAAGCTTTCCTCTACACTCCCAAAACAATTGAATCAGATTCAATCATGGTCCCAGTGTCTAGGAGCATTGGAAGTTTTTTAA
- a CDS encoding glycosyltransferase, with protein MSKKIKVLHLIKSLGRGGAEKLIPETAKLHDQYRFEFHCIYFFHQPDYIIDELEDAGIRVHLIPSGNLSLFFQVKKIRQYILDYGINIIHSHLPWAGILGRLVGSKLEIPIVYTEHNTWDRYNKFSYWGNRLTFKKQDVAIAVSNEVALSMELNLLFDPVKPNARLQIKTIPNGVNIHLFQRNKEAGISIRKAADIPLDAFVIGKVAVFRDQKRLWLWIAVALEIIQQAPQTHFLLVGDGDWRDRIVDLIENSGKSSHFHMVGVQKQVVPYLSCMDLYMSSSEFEGLPVAMLEGMSCGLPVVATNAGGIAEVVQDGVEGYLCAVENWQALTSLALRLIQDAELHAQMASAARRRVEEEFSMERMVQQLERIYDQVLQKYA; from the coding sequence GTGTCTAAAAAAATAAAAGTTTTACATTTGATCAAATCCTTGGGCCGGGGTGGGGCTGAGAAGCTGATTCCTGAAACAGCTAAACTGCATGACCAATATAGATTTGAATTTCACTGTATCTACTTTTTTCATCAACCAGATTACATTATAGACGAGTTGGAGGATGCTGGAATACGGGTGCATTTGATCCCTTCCGGGAATCTGAGCCTGTTTTTTCAAGTCAAAAAAATTCGTCAGTATATACTAGACTACGGGATCAATATTATACATTCCCATCTGCCTTGGGCGGGTATTTTAGGTCGATTAGTAGGCAGCAAGCTGGAAATCCCTATTGTTTATACCGAGCATAATACCTGGGATCGCTACAATAAATTTTCCTATTGGGGTAATAGATTGACCTTTAAAAAACAGGATGTAGCCATTGCCGTGTCCAACGAGGTGGCATTGTCTATGGAGCTAAATCTCCTCTTTGATCCAGTTAAACCAAATGCCCGGTTGCAGATCAAAACCATCCCCAATGGAGTGAATATCCATCTATTTCAACGAAACAAAGAAGCTGGAATAAGCATCAGAAAGGCAGCTGATATTCCTTTGGATGCTTTCGTAATTGGGAAGGTTGCCGTTTTCCGGGATCAAAAACGCCTATGGCTTTGGATTGCTGTAGCCTTGGAAATTATTCAGCAAGCACCCCAAACCCATTTTTTATTGGTAGGGGATGGGGATTGGCGAGACCGGATTGTTGACCTGATCGAAAATTCTGGTAAATCCTCTCATTTTCATATGGTAGGAGTACAAAAGCAAGTGGTGCCGTACCTTTCATGCATGGACTTGTACATGAGCTCATCTGAGTTTGAAGGTTTACCAGTAGCCATGTTAGAAGGCATGTCCTGCGGTTTACCGGTAGTAGCCACCAATGCAGGAGGAATTGCTGAGGTAGTGCAAGATGGGGTAGAAGGGTATTTGTGTGCAGTTGAAAACTGGCAGGCATTAACTTCCCTTGCCTTACGATTGATCCAAGATGCAGAGCTTCATGCACAAATGGCTTCCGCTGCCCGGCGAAGAGTGGAAGAGGAGTTTTCCATGGAGCGCATGGTACAACAGCTGGAGCGAATTTATGATCAAGTTCTTCAAAAATATGCCTAA